A genomic segment from bacterium encodes:
- a CDS encoding NIL domain-containing protein yields MAKIKLSLRFPKELIDKPIIYQLSRDFDVITNIRRANIDQEIGWMVLELSGEMDEIDRAIDDLIKKGVKVDPIGGDVVEG; encoded by the coding sequence ATGGCAAAGATAAAGTTGTCTTTAAGGTTTCCCAAGGAACTGATTGATAAGCCAATAATTTATCAATTAAGCCGGGATTTTGATGTAATAACAAACATAAGGAGGGCAAATATTGATCAGGAAATTGGATGGATGGTTTTGGAGCTTTCGGGAGAGATGGATGAGATAGATAGGGCAATTGATGATTTAATAAAAAAGGGTGTAAAGGTGGATCCCATCGGAGGGGATGTTGTGGAGGGGTAA
- a CDS encoding NIL domain-containing protein → MEFKIGRNEMKKEMKLVFPEDLVCEPVLYRLGKDFSVIYSIKSANVTSDSGWVVLSLEGEEGEIERAIKHLEEKGVIVER, encoded by the coding sequence ATGGAATTTAAGATTGGGAGGAATGAGATGAAGAAAGAGATGAAGCTTGTATTTCCAGAAGACTTGGTCTGTGAGCCTGTGCTTTATCGCCTGGGAAAGGATTTTTCGGTTATTTATAGCATAAAGTCTGCAAATGTAACCTCAGATTCTGGATGGGTAGTCCTTTCCCTAGAGGGAGAAGAAGGGGAGATTGAAAGGGCAATAAAGCATTTAGAAGAAAAGGGGGTAATTGTTGAAAGATGA
- a CDS encoding sulfide-dependent adenosine diphosphate thiazole synthase, with the protein MNKIFAPISEKDVSSAIVSEFSKQFLEYVESDCIIIGSGPSGLIAGRELAREGMKVLIIERNNYLGGGFWIGGYLMNKVTLREPGQEILEELGVPCKETTKGLYVADGPHCVSKLIGSACDAGVRFLQLTVFDDLVLQEENRVCGAVVNWTPIEALPREIACIDPIPLETKVLIDATGHDACCVKKLEERGLIKTKGFGAMWISQSEDLVVEHSGEVWPGLVVIGMATATTYGLPRMGPTFGAMLLSGKKGAEIAKRLI; encoded by the coding sequence ATGAATAAAATATTTGCACCAATTTCTGAGAAGGATGTAAGCTCTGCAATCGTCTCTGAGTTTTCCAAGCAATTCTTGGAATATGTAGAGAGCGATTGCATTATCATTGGAAGTGGTCCATCTGGGCTTATCGCAGGAAGGGAGCTGGCAAGGGAAGGAATGAAGGTGCTTATAATAGAGAGGAATAACTACCTTGGTGGTGGCTTCTGGATTGGTGGCTATCTTATGAATAAGGTAACATTAAGAGAGCCGGGACAGGAGATTTTGGAAGAGCTCGGTGTTCCTTGCAAAGAAACGACAAAGGGGCTATATGTTGCAGATGGTCCTCATTGTGTATCAAAGCTTATTGGCTCTGCCTGTGATGCAGGTGTTAGATTCTTGCAATTGACCGTATTTGATGACCTTGTCTTGCAAGAGGAAAATAGGGTCTGTGGCGCTGTGGTAAATTGGACGCCAATTGAGGCACTTCCAAGGGAGATTGCCTGTATAGACCCAATTCCTTTAGAGACAAAGGTTTTAATTGATGCAACAGGACATGATGCTTGCTGTGTTAAGAAGCTTGAGGAAAGGGGGTTAATAAAAACAAAGGGGTTTGGTGCGATGTGGATTTCTCAATCAGAAGACCTTGTGGTTGAGCATTCTGGTGAGGTATGGCCTGGCCTTGTTGTAATCGGAATGGCAACCGCCACCACCTATGGCTTGCCCAGGATGGGACCTACCTTTGGTGCAATGCTTCTCTCTGGCAAAAAGGGTGCAGAAATAGCAAAAAGGCTGATCTGA